From a region of the Triticum aestivum cultivar Chinese Spring chromosome 7D, IWGSC CS RefSeq v2.1, whole genome shotgun sequence genome:
- the LOC123171571 gene encoding fructose-1,6-bisphosphatase, chloroplastic, giving the protein MTLSPHTLRPPLPLSLPLPPTSNRRPPPRPLHPSLARRRRSVLLPKPPRAGAGAGDGMATHGAHPTLLEHMGRAGAPADLAVLVAHIQAACKRIAALVASPGNADLSRAKPAAAGAASAAGRDAPKPLDELSNEIILSSLQSSGKVAVVASEENDLPVWMCDDGPYVVVTDPLDGSRNIEVSIPTGTIFGIYDRLVELDQLPVEEKAQLNSLQSGSRLVAAGYVLYSSATIFCISFGAGTHGFTLDRSTGEFVLTHPSMQIPPRGQIYSVNDARYFDWPEGLKKYIDTIRQGKGQHPKKYSARYVCSLVADFHRTIIYGGVAMNPRDHLRLVYEANPLSFLAEQAGGRGSDGKTRILSIQPVKLHQRLPLFLGSMEDMLELESYGDVQQKVNPGYDV; this is encoded by the exons ATGACGTTATCCCCTCACACACTCCGCCCGCCCCTCCCCCTCTCGCTCCCGCTCCCGCCAACTTCaaaccgccgcccgccgccccggcccctccACCCGTCGCTCGCGCGCCGCCGCAGAAGCGTCCTCCTCCCCAAGCCGCCgcgcgcgggcgcgggcgccgggGACGgcatggcgacgcacggggcgcaCCCCACGCTGCTCGAGCACATGGGCCGGGCCGGCGCGCCCGCCGAcctcgccgtcctcgtcgcccACATCCAGGCCGCCTGCAAGCGCATCGCCGCGCTCGTCGCGTCCCCCGGCAACGCCGACCTGTCGCGGGCCAAGCCGGCCGCTGCCGGTGCTGCATCCGCGGCCGGCCGCGACGCGCCCAAGCCGCTCGACGAATTGTCG AACGAGATCATCCTGTCGTCACTCCAAAGCTCTGGAAAAGTTGCGGTGGTGGCTTCCGAAGAAAATGATCTCCCCGTGTGGATGTGCGACGACGGTCCCTACGTTGTTGTCACAGACCCGCTTGATGGTTCTCGCAACATCGAGGTGTCGATCCCCACTGGAACGATATTCGGGATCTACGATAGGCTGGTGGAACTCGACCAGCTCCCTGTGGAGGAGAAAGCTCAGCTTAATTCACTGCAGAGCGGTTCTCGCTTGGTCGCTGCTGGATATGTCCTGTATTCATCTGCTACCATCTTCTGCATCAGTTTTGGTGCGGGAACCCATGGCTTCACTTTGGATAGATCAACAGGAGAATTTGTTCTGACACATCCATCCATGCAAATACCCCCTAGAG gacagatatattcagtgaatgATGCGCGGTACTTCGACTGGCCAGAGGGCCTGAAGAAGTACATTGACACGATCAGACAAGGCAAGGGGCAGCATCCCAAGAAGTACTCGGCTCGGTATGTGTGCTCACTGGTTGCTGATTTTCATCGGACGATCATATACGGTGGAGTTGCAATGAACCCGAGGGATCACCTTCGGTTGGTTTACGAGGCAAATCCTCTCAGTTTCCTTGCCGAGCAGGCAGGGGGGCGAGGCTCGGATGGCAAAACCAGAATCCTCTCCATTCAGCCTGTGAAGCTGCACCAGAGGCTGCCATTGTTCCTGGGGAGCATGGAGGACATGCTTGAGCTAGAAAGCTATGGGGATGTCCAGCAGAAGGTCAATCCTGGATACGATGTTTAA
- the LOC123171569 gene encoding receptor-like cytosolic serine/threonine-protein kinase RBK1 isoform X3 translates to MASTEVQGVAQEESRRSSGETADVGCGNSGLAADAAVLSEDPSEGHSSESSSSQCAGSDGDDKEVPEMCSKSGGNDENSECTDQSSPRAVLDISVSGSVDSDESSSVEQPAVPSRSVQPLQWRNLISGIILSRKKLMARAVTFPQRSKSTGLKRYLGRMRSGKNQMDCSAIAPEIFPEIEKWRPSWRSFDYDELCAATDRFSSDNLIGKGGHAEVYKGRLADGQFVAVKRLTKGGNKEDRISDFLSELGIIAHVNHPNAAQLLGFSVEGGLHLVLQFSPHGSLASLLHGAKEGLKWKARFNIALGIAEGLFYLHEGCHRHIIHRDIKASNILLTEDYQPQISDFGLAKWLPDKCTHQVVFPIEGTFGYMAPEYFMHGIINEKTDVFAYGVLLLELVTGRKAVDSSRQSLVIWAKPLLESNNMKGLVDPSLDVGYDPEEMALTLAVASMCIHHSANLRPSMKSVVRFMKGDRESLELMGKPKPTKPPMFDSCDSEDYTRTSYLNDLDKHKQLALEQ, encoded by the exons ATGGCCTCCACGGAAg TGCAAGGAGTGGCCCAGGAAGAGAGCAGGAGAAGCTCCGGCGAAACTGCCGATGTGGGCTGCGGCAATAGCGGGTTGGCAGCTGATGCCGCTGTGCTGAGCGAAGATCCAAGTGAGGGGCACAGCAGTGAGAGCAGCAGTAGCCAGTGCGCTGGTTCTGATGGAGATGACAAAGAGGTGCCTGAAATGTGCTCCAAGAGCGGCGGCAACGACGAGAACAGCGAGTGCACCGACCAGAGCTCTCCCCGTGCCGTGCTGGACATATCGGTGTCTGGCAGCGTGGACTCCGACGAGAGCTCCTCCGTCGAGCAGCCGGCGGTGCCCAGCCGGAGCGTGCAGCCGCTGCAGTGGAGGAACCTGATCAGCGGGATAATACTCAGCAGGAAGAAGCTGATGGCCAGAGCGGTGACGTTCCCTCAGCGATCCAAGAGCACGGGGCTTAAAAGGTACCTGGGGAGGATGCGGAGCGGCAAGAACCAGATGGACTGCAGCGCCATCGCCCCGGAGATCTTCCCCGAGATCGAGAAGTGGAGGCCATCATGGAGGAGCTTCGACTACGACGAGCTCTGCGCTGCGACTGACAGATTCAGTTCAG ATAATTTGATCGGAAAGGGAGGGCACGCTGAGGTGTACAAAGGACGGCTTGCTGACGGGCAGTTTGTGGCGGTGAAGAGGTTAACAAAAGGCGGCAACAAGGAGGACAGGATCAGCGATTTCCTATCCGAGCTTGGAATAATAGCGCACGTCAACCACCCAAATGCGGCACAGCTCTTGGGGTTCAGTGTGGAAGGGGGCTTGCACCTGGTTCTTCAGTTCTCACCACATGGAAGCTTGGCTTCTCTTCTCCATG GTGCAAAGGAAGGCCTCAAGTGGAAGGCCCGGTTCAATATCGCACTTGGAATCGCTGAAGGGCTATTTTATCTACATGAAGGCTGCCATCGGCACATAATTCACAGAGACATCAAGGCTTCAAATATCCTTTTAACTGAAGATTATCAACCGCAG ATCTCAGATTTTGGCCTTGCGAAGTGGCTTCCTGACAAATGCACCCATCAGGTTGTATTCCCCATTGAAGGCACATTCGG TTATATGGCCCCAGAGTACTTCATGCATGGGATCATAAATGAGAAGACGGATGTGTTTGCATACGGGGTATTGCTTCTTGAACTAGTGACAGGGCGGAAAGCCGTGGACTCTTCCAGACAAAGCCTGGTGATATGG GCGAAACCGCTGCTCGAGTCGAACAACATGAAGGGGCTAGTGGATCCTTCTCTTGATGTTGGATATGACCCAGAAGAGATGGCACTCACCCTGGCAGTGGCATCCATGTGCATCCACCACAGCGCAAACTTGCGGCCTAGCATGAAATCG GTGGTCCGTTTCATGAAGGGGGATAGGGAATCACTCGAACTGATGGGAAAGCCTAAACCCACAAAGCCCCCAATGTTCGACTCCTGCGATTCAGAGGACTACACTCGCACGAGTTACCTCAATGATCTGGACAAGCACAAGCAGCTTGCGCTGGAGCAGTGA
- the LOC123171569 gene encoding receptor-like cytosolic serine/threonine-protein kinase RBK1 isoform X2 has protein sequence MASTEGGCGGGGGGGAERAEDPLPGSAEEVQGVAQEESRRSSGETADVGCGNSGLAADAAVLSEDPSEGHSSESSSSQCAGSDGDDKEVPEMCSKSGGNDENSECTDQSSPRAVLDISVSGSVDSDESSSVEQPAVPSRSVQPLQWRNLISGIILSRKKLMARAVTFPQRSKSTGLKRYLGRMRSGKNQMDCSAIAPEIFPEIEKWRPSWRSFDYDELCAATDRFSSDNLIGKGGHAEVYKGRLADGQFVAVKRLTKGGNKEDRISDFLSELGIIAHVNHPNAAQLLGFSVEGGLHLVLQFSPHGSLASLLHGAKEGLKWKARFNIALGIAEGLFYLHEGCHRHIIHRDIKASNILLTEDYQPQISDFGLAKWLPDKCTHQVVFPIEGTFGYMAPEYFMHGIINEKTDVFAYGVLLLELVTGRKAVDSSRQSLVIWAKPLLESNNMKGLVDPSLDVGYDPEEMALTLAVASMCIHHSANLRPSMKSVVRFMKGDRESLELMGKPKPTKPPMFDSCDSEDYTRTSYLNDLDKHKQLALEQ, from the exons ATGGCCTCCACGGAAg gcggctgcggcggcggcggaggaggaggagcagagagGGCGGAGGATCCTCTCCCTGGCTCCGCCGAGGAAG TGCAAGGAGTGGCCCAGGAAGAGAGCAGGAGAAGCTCCGGCGAAACTGCCGATGTGGGCTGCGGCAATAGCGGGTTGGCAGCTGATGCCGCTGTGCTGAGCGAAGATCCAAGTGAGGGGCACAGCAGTGAGAGCAGCAGTAGCCAGTGCGCTGGTTCTGATGGAGATGACAAAGAGGTGCCTGAAATGTGCTCCAAGAGCGGCGGCAACGACGAGAACAGCGAGTGCACCGACCAGAGCTCTCCCCGTGCCGTGCTGGACATATCGGTGTCTGGCAGCGTGGACTCCGACGAGAGCTCCTCCGTCGAGCAGCCGGCGGTGCCCAGCCGGAGCGTGCAGCCGCTGCAGTGGAGGAACCTGATCAGCGGGATAATACTCAGCAGGAAGAAGCTGATGGCCAGAGCGGTGACGTTCCCTCAGCGATCCAAGAGCACGGGGCTTAAAAGGTACCTGGGGAGGATGCGGAGCGGCAAGAACCAGATGGACTGCAGCGCCATCGCCCCGGAGATCTTCCCCGAGATCGAGAAGTGGAGGCCATCATGGAGGAGCTTCGACTACGACGAGCTCTGCGCTGCGACTGACAGATTCAGTTCAG ATAATTTGATCGGAAAGGGAGGGCACGCTGAGGTGTACAAAGGACGGCTTGCTGACGGGCAGTTTGTGGCGGTGAAGAGGTTAACAAAAGGCGGCAACAAGGAGGACAGGATCAGCGATTTCCTATCCGAGCTTGGAATAATAGCGCACGTCAACCACCCAAATGCGGCACAGCTCTTGGGGTTCAGTGTGGAAGGGGGCTTGCACCTGGTTCTTCAGTTCTCACCACATGGAAGCTTGGCTTCTCTTCTCCATG GTGCAAAGGAAGGCCTCAAGTGGAAGGCCCGGTTCAATATCGCACTTGGAATCGCTGAAGGGCTATTTTATCTACATGAAGGCTGCCATCGGCACATAATTCACAGAGACATCAAGGCTTCAAATATCCTTTTAACTGAAGATTATCAACCGCAG ATCTCAGATTTTGGCCTTGCGAAGTGGCTTCCTGACAAATGCACCCATCAGGTTGTATTCCCCATTGAAGGCACATTCGG TTATATGGCCCCAGAGTACTTCATGCATGGGATCATAAATGAGAAGACGGATGTGTTTGCATACGGGGTATTGCTTCTTGAACTAGTGACAGGGCGGAAAGCCGTGGACTCTTCCAGACAAAGCCTGGTGATATGG GCGAAACCGCTGCTCGAGTCGAACAACATGAAGGGGCTAGTGGATCCTTCTCTTGATGTTGGATATGACCCAGAAGAGATGGCACTCACCCTGGCAGTGGCATCCATGTGCATCCACCACAGCGCAAACTTGCGGCCTAGCATGAAATCG GTGGTCCGTTTCATGAAGGGGGATAGGGAATCACTCGAACTGATGGGAAAGCCTAAACCCACAAAGCCCCCAATGTTCGACTCCTGCGATTCAGAGGACTACACTCGCACGAGTTACCTCAATGATCTGGACAAGCACAAGCAGCTTGCGCTGGAGCAGTGA
- the LOC123171569 gene encoding receptor-like cytosolic serine/threonine-protein kinase RBK1 isoform X1, translating into MTKLWEFFLLEPAGGCGGGGGGGAERAEDPLPGSAEEVQGVAQEESRRSSGETADVGCGNSGLAADAAVLSEDPSEGHSSESSSSQCAGSDGDDKEVPEMCSKSGGNDENSECTDQSSPRAVLDISVSGSVDSDESSSVEQPAVPSRSVQPLQWRNLISGIILSRKKLMARAVTFPQRSKSTGLKRYLGRMRSGKNQMDCSAIAPEIFPEIEKWRPSWRSFDYDELCAATDRFSSDNLIGKGGHAEVYKGRLADGQFVAVKRLTKGGNKEDRISDFLSELGIIAHVNHPNAAQLLGFSVEGGLHLVLQFSPHGSLASLLHGAKEGLKWKARFNIALGIAEGLFYLHEGCHRHIIHRDIKASNILLTEDYQPQISDFGLAKWLPDKCTHQVVFPIEGTFGYMAPEYFMHGIINEKTDVFAYGVLLLELVTGRKAVDSSRQSLVIWAKPLLESNNMKGLVDPSLDVGYDPEEMALTLAVASMCIHHSANLRPSMKSVVRFMKGDRESLELMGKPKPTKPPMFDSCDSEDYTRTSYLNDLDKHKQLALEQ; encoded by the exons ATGACGAAACTCTGGGAGTTTTTCCTGCTTGAACCTgcaggcggctgcggcggcggcggaggaggaggagcagagagGGCGGAGGATCCTCTCCCTGGCTCCGCCGAGGAAG TGCAAGGAGTGGCCCAGGAAGAGAGCAGGAGAAGCTCCGGCGAAACTGCCGATGTGGGCTGCGGCAATAGCGGGTTGGCAGCTGATGCCGCTGTGCTGAGCGAAGATCCAAGTGAGGGGCACAGCAGTGAGAGCAGCAGTAGCCAGTGCGCTGGTTCTGATGGAGATGACAAAGAGGTGCCTGAAATGTGCTCCAAGAGCGGCGGCAACGACGAGAACAGCGAGTGCACCGACCAGAGCTCTCCCCGTGCCGTGCTGGACATATCGGTGTCTGGCAGCGTGGACTCCGACGAGAGCTCCTCCGTCGAGCAGCCGGCGGTGCCCAGCCGGAGCGTGCAGCCGCTGCAGTGGAGGAACCTGATCAGCGGGATAATACTCAGCAGGAAGAAGCTGATGGCCAGAGCGGTGACGTTCCCTCAGCGATCCAAGAGCACGGGGCTTAAAAGGTACCTGGGGAGGATGCGGAGCGGCAAGAACCAGATGGACTGCAGCGCCATCGCCCCGGAGATCTTCCCCGAGATCGAGAAGTGGAGGCCATCATGGAGGAGCTTCGACTACGACGAGCTCTGCGCTGCGACTGACAGATTCAGTTCAG ATAATTTGATCGGAAAGGGAGGGCACGCTGAGGTGTACAAAGGACGGCTTGCTGACGGGCAGTTTGTGGCGGTGAAGAGGTTAACAAAAGGCGGCAACAAGGAGGACAGGATCAGCGATTTCCTATCCGAGCTTGGAATAATAGCGCACGTCAACCACCCAAATGCGGCACAGCTCTTGGGGTTCAGTGTGGAAGGGGGCTTGCACCTGGTTCTTCAGTTCTCACCACATGGAAGCTTGGCTTCTCTTCTCCATG GTGCAAAGGAAGGCCTCAAGTGGAAGGCCCGGTTCAATATCGCACTTGGAATCGCTGAAGGGCTATTTTATCTACATGAAGGCTGCCATCGGCACATAATTCACAGAGACATCAAGGCTTCAAATATCCTTTTAACTGAAGATTATCAACCGCAG ATCTCAGATTTTGGCCTTGCGAAGTGGCTTCCTGACAAATGCACCCATCAGGTTGTATTCCCCATTGAAGGCACATTCGG TTATATGGCCCCAGAGTACTTCATGCATGGGATCATAAATGAGAAGACGGATGTGTTTGCATACGGGGTATTGCTTCTTGAACTAGTGACAGGGCGGAAAGCCGTGGACTCTTCCAGACAAAGCCTGGTGATATGG GCGAAACCGCTGCTCGAGTCGAACAACATGAAGGGGCTAGTGGATCCTTCTCTTGATGTTGGATATGACCCAGAAGAGATGGCACTCACCCTGGCAGTGGCATCCATGTGCATCCACCACAGCGCAAACTTGCGGCCTAGCATGAAATCG GTGGTCCGTTTCATGAAGGGGGATAGGGAATCACTCGAACTGATGGGAAAGCCTAAACCCACAAAGCCCCCAATGTTCGACTCCTGCGATTCAGAGGACTACACTCGCACGAGTTACCTCAATGATCTGGACAAGCACAAGCAGCTTGCGCTGGAGCAGTGA